A region from the Wansuia hejianensis genome encodes:
- a CDS encoding VaFE repeat-containing surface-anchored protein, whose translation MIRNKRIMRLAAAILCLAVIGSGMPVYAAAEAAPEETDPLPETYLLQLEQTEHGELLADGTKEETRGVVAGETVILQAFPEDGYELQAWETDGTEWEGKELEVSFTMPAQDVGIRALFVEQKVEESLKGQETEGEPGKQAKEQPKKAEALEAPEETAEGRAQAEKDEDAPEAVPEKKPQLFAAGLRGSIYIQNSGIIQYPADFGNAYEWDYWVDGNRAYCVNPQMAGPESGYYSSSAASEISNQALAKVLYYGYGGDGDITANVIGGDASRRHVVTHTASAIAYGDPNPYYNCTQAGIDAANQFYAAALAQPDLPAGSFRLIRIHAAEGMQDIAYLIIDIQYGNLAVQKFSANPSISDNNACYSLEGAVFTVYQAGTDQVVGTITTDADGYGHLEHLQTGSYDIQETTAPKGFLVDSSRHTVSISGNTTFTYYFTDEPGNDPINIFLFKRDIETEKPQGSAKLEGAEYTVKYYDTEMATDPAEAGLMEKYTWVLKTDENGRAYLDNAHKISGDEFVIGLHGNPVLPLGTITIQERKAPEGYLLNNTVYVANTILQNGSVSTTNLPNDENYAATEQVKRGDLEFIKLDADDDSPMVGIPFRITSETTGESHIIVTDENGHVSTKLAKHSYQTNSNDGVTDESDYSSSFGVWFGESDPDDNKGALLYDTYTLEELSCSANYGKDLLVLSGIPVMEAGVSIDLGELSNQTIRMKSEAVDTKTGTHTIAAERDARIADTYILQGLTAGRTYRLAVSARDAKTGALIERNGVPVTAEVMVVPEGSSASATAELTLDTSSMEGTAIVCTAELYWLDQKIASHEDLLDQAQTVYVPTMGTTARDGQTGSHTGSVREKITLIDTVVYTGLTPGKEYRVFGTLMVRETGEELLADGKPVTAETVFTPKERDGSVELVFSFDSCALAGQTLVAFEAITCQGIHVVSHKEIDEEGQSVHYPRIGTSARGAATGDSQAAVSEVAILTDRVEYENLISGETYLLKGRLMDRETGDPLLVNGIEVTAEQSFTPEKADGEIELTFVFDATACRGKTLVVFEEVYREEVLLEAEADLENETQTIYIPEIRTTAKDQTSKTHTGTIGTKTVIVDTVSYSNLLPGKKYRVSGKLMLQSTGETLRMDGKEVTAETTFTAEESSGTVELSFSVDSSSLWGETLVVFEDLYREGLLLVSHADLEDEEQSVRYPKLGWIVTGGGSGSYRAGRVVTGDVAGMLRTVEGLGLAAAILVCLVIGRSRQRRACVVKEESYETKE comes from the coding sequence ATGATAAGAAACAAAAGGATTATGCGTCTGGCAGCTGCTATCCTATGCCTGGCAGTTATTGGATCGGGCATGCCGGTGTATGCGGCAGCAGAAGCAGCGCCGGAGGAGACGGATCCGTTACCGGAAACCTACCTGCTGCAGCTGGAACAAACAGAACATGGGGAACTTCTGGCGGATGGGACGAAAGAGGAAACAAGAGGAGTGGTAGCCGGGGAGACAGTCATCCTGCAGGCGTTCCCGGAAGATGGGTATGAGCTGCAGGCGTGGGAAACAGATGGAACCGAATGGGAGGGAAAGGAACTGGAGGTATCCTTTACCATGCCCGCGCAAGATGTGGGCATCCGGGCTTTGTTTGTGGAACAAAAGGTGGAAGAAAGCCTGAAGGGACAAGAAACAGAGGGAGAACCGGGAAAACAGGCAAAAGAACAGCCGAAAAAAGCAGAGGCCCTGGAAGCGCCAGAGGAGACGGCAGAAGGCAGGGCACAGGCGGAAAAGGATGAGGATGCGCCGGAAGCCGTACCAGAAAAAAAGCCGCAGCTTTTTGCGGCTGGCCTGCGGGGCTCCATCTACATACAAAACAGCGGGATCATCCAGTACCCGGCAGATTTTGGAAACGCTTATGAATGGGATTACTGGGTAGACGGGAACCGGGCTTATTGTGTGAATCCCCAGATGGCAGGCCCGGAGAGCGGCTACTACAGCTCCTCGGCTGCATCGGAAATCAGTAACCAGGCGCTGGCAAAGGTGCTGTATTACGGATATGGCGGAGACGGGGATATCACAGCCAATGTAATAGGCGGGGATGCTTCCAGGCGCCATGTGGTCACCCATACCGCATCTGCGATTGCCTATGGGGATCCCAATCCTTACTACAATTGCACACAAGCCGGGATTGATGCAGCCAACCAGTTTTATGCGGCGGCCCTGGCGCAGCCGGATCTGCCGGCGGGGAGCTTCCGGCTGATCCGGATACATGCGGCGGAGGGGATGCAGGATATCGCTTATCTGATCATAGATATCCAATACGGGAATCTGGCAGTCCAAAAGTTTTCTGCGAACCCATCAATCAGCGACAATAACGCCTGCTACAGCCTAGAGGGAGCCGTATTTACGGTCTATCAGGCAGGCACCGACCAGGTGGTGGGGACGATCACTACCGATGCGGACGGATATGGGCATCTGGAACATCTGCAGACAGGAAGCTATGACATCCAGGAGACAACAGCCCCCAAAGGATTTTTAGTGGATAGTTCTCGGCATACAGTGAGCATTAGCGGGAATACCACATTTACTTATTACTTTACTGATGAGCCGGGAAATGACCCGATTAATATATTTCTATTTAAGAGAGATATAGAAACAGAAAAACCCCAGGGCAGTGCGAAGTTGGAAGGGGCAGAGTATACCGTAAAGTATTACGACACGGAAATGGCCACAGATCCAGCAGAAGCAGGATTGATGGAAAAATATACATGGGTATTGAAAACGGATGAGAATGGACGAGCATATTTGGATAATGCACACAAGATATCGGGCGATGAATTTGTTATAGGATTACATGGAAATCCGGTTTTACCTTTAGGAACAATCACTATTCAAGAGCGTAAAGCGCCAGAAGGTTATTTACTGAATAATACTGTATATGTAGCGAACACGATACTGCAGAATGGTTCAGTATCAACAACCAATCTTCCGAATGATGAAAACTATGCTGCGACAGAGCAGGTAAAGCGTGGGGATCTGGAGTTTATAAAATTGGACGCAGATGACGACAGCCCTATGGTGGGAATTCCTTTTCGGATCACTTCAGAGACTACCGGTGAAAGCCATATAATAGTGACGGATGAGAATGGACATGTTTCAACGAAACTGGCAAAGCATAGTTATCAAACCAATAGCAATGATGGAGTAACCGATGAATCGGACTATTCCTCCTCCTTCGGCGTGTGGTTTGGAGAGAGCGATCCGGATGATAACAAAGGAGCCCTGCTTTATGATACCTACACCCTGGAGGAGTTATCCTGCAGCGCCAATTATGGAAAAGATCTGTTGGTTTTGAGCGGGATCCCAGTGATGGAAGCTGGGGTGAGCATAGATCTGGGAGAGCTTTCTAACCAGACCATTCGCATGAAATCGGAAGCAGTGGATACGAAAACTGGGACCCATACGATTGCTGCAGAGCGTGACGCACGGATTGCAGATACCTACATTCTCCAGGGCTTAACAGCCGGACGCACTTACCGCCTGGCAGTGTCGGCAAGAGATGCAAAAACCGGGGCACTGATTGAAAGAAATGGAGTGCCGGTTACTGCTGAGGTAATGGTAGTGCCAGAGGGAAGCAGTGCATCGGCAACGGCAGAGCTGACTCTGGATACCTCCTCCATGGAGGGAACAGCGATTGTCTGCACGGCAGAGCTGTATTGGCTGGATCAAAAAATCGCGTCTCACGAAGACCTATTAGATCAGGCGCAGACCGTTTACGTGCCCACGATGGGGACGACAGCCAGGGACGGGCAGACCGGTTCCCATACGGGCTCTGTACGGGAAAAAATTACCCTCATAGATACCGTTGTCTATACAGGATTGACGCCTGGAAAGGAATATCGAGTTTTCGGAACGCTGATGGTCCGAGAAACCGGGGAGGAGCTGCTGGCAGACGGCAAACCGGTGACGGCGGAAACTGTCTTTACGCCGAAAGAAAGAGATGGAAGTGTGGAATTGGTATTTTCCTTTGACAGCTGCGCCCTGGCCGGGCAGACACTGGTGGCCTTTGAAGCGATCACCTGCCAAGGGATCCATGTAGTCTCCCATAAAGAAATCGATGAGGAAGGTCAGTCCGTCCACTACCCCAGGATCGGGACGTCTGCGAGGGGTGCAGCAACAGGAGATTCCCAGGCGGCTGTATCAGAAGTTGCCATCTTAACCGACCGGGTTGAGTACGAAAATCTGATTTCTGGCGAAACGTATCTGCTGAAAGGCAGGCTGATGGACCGGGAAACCGGGGATCCCCTGCTGGTAAATGGGATAGAAGTAACTGCGGAACAGAGCTTCACGCCAGAAAAAGCAGATGGGGAAATTGAACTTACGTTTGTGTTTGATGCCACGGCCTGTCGTGGGAAAACGCTGGTGGTGTTTGAAGAAGTGTACCGGGAGGAAGTTCTCTTGGAGGCGGAGGCGGATCTGGAAAACGAAACCCAGACCATCTATATACCAGAGATTCGGACAACTGCGAAGGATCAGACGAGTAAGACACACACTGGAACCATTGGGACCAAGACGGTGATTGTGGATACCGTCTCATATTCCAACCTGCTACCAGGGAAAAAATACAGAGTTTCCGGGAAACTGATGTTGCAGTCCACCGGGGAGACGTTACGGATGGATGGAAAAGAAGTGACGGCGGAAACCACCTTTACGGCAGAAGAATCCTCCGGGACTGTGGAACTGTCTTTTTCAGTGGATTCCAGCAGCCTTTGGGGTGAAACGCTGGTGGTATTCGAGGACCTGTACCGGGAGGGGCTCCTCCTAGTCTCCCACGCAGACTTAGAGGATGAAGAACAGTCGGTTCGGTATCCGAAGTTGGGATGGATTGTGACCGGCGGAGGGAGTGGAAGCTATCGGGCCGGCCGCGTGGTGACCGGGGATGTGGCTGGGATGCTCCGGACGGTCGAGGGACTGGGCCTTGCAGCCGCGATTCTCGTCTGCCTGGTTATAGGGCGGAGCAGGCAAAGAAGGGCTTGCGTGGTAAAGGAGGAATCCTATGAAACGAAGGAATAG
- a CDS encoding IS110 family RNA-guided transposase: protein MNAVGIDVSKGKSTVTIRRPGDVVLMPPRDIPHTKSAINELIKQIQSLDGETKACMEHTGRYYEPLAAWLSDAGIFVSAVNPVLIRDFADDSLRSPKTDKADSKKIARYTLDRWAKLKQYGSMDKTRNQLKTMNRQFSFFMAQKTAMKNNLIALLDQSYPGANDLFDSPARSDGSQKWVDFVYTYWHVDCVRGKSLSAFTEHYRKWCKHKGYNFSAEKAEKVYEASCDLIAVFPKDDNTKMLIRQAVAMLNTASETVENLRIKMDETASALPEYPVVMAMNGVGSTLGPQLMAEIGDVTRFTHREALTAFAGVDPGKNDSGKHVQKSVRTSKKGSPHLRRTLFQIMDGLIKRSPIDDPVYVFMDKKRAQGKPYYVYMTAGANKFLRIYYGRVREYFASLPETGEN from the coding sequence ATGAACGCTGTTGGTATTGATGTTTCCAAAGGCAAAAGCACCGTTACGATCCGCAGACCAGGCGATGTGGTCCTCATGCCGCCCCGCGACATCCCACACACCAAGTCCGCCATCAATGAATTAATCAAACAAATCCAAAGCCTTGACGGCGAGACAAAAGCCTGCATGGAACACACGGGCAGATACTACGAGCCGCTTGCCGCCTGGCTTTCCGACGCCGGCATCTTTGTCAGTGCCGTAAATCCTGTCCTCATCAGGGATTTCGCTGATGATTCCCTCCGCTCTCCCAAGACGGACAAGGCGGATTCCAAAAAAATCGCACGATATACTCTTGACCGATGGGCAAAACTGAAGCAATATGGAAGCATGGATAAAACACGCAACCAACTCAAAACAATGAACCGGCAGTTCAGCTTCTTTATGGCACAGAAAACTGCCATGAAGAACAACCTCATTGCACTGCTCGACCAGTCTTACCCGGGCGCGAACGACCTCTTTGACAGTCCCGCCCGCAGCGACGGCAGCCAGAAATGGGTGGATTTTGTTTACACCTACTGGCATGTGGACTGTGTCCGGGGAAAATCCCTTTCCGCCTTTACGGAGCACTATCGGAAATGGTGCAAGCACAAGGGTTACAATTTCAGTGCGGAGAAAGCGGAGAAAGTCTACGAGGCTTCCTGCGACCTCATTGCCGTGTTCCCGAAAGATGACAACACGAAAATGCTCATCCGGCAGGCTGTCGCCATGCTAAACACCGCTTCCGAAACCGTGGAAAACCTTCGGATAAAGATGGACGAAACCGCTTCTGCTCTACCGGAATATCCCGTTGTCATGGCAATGAACGGCGTCGGCTCTACCCTTGGTCCGCAGCTTATGGCTGAGATCGGGGACGTGACGCGTTTCACGCACCGGGAAGCCCTAACAGCCTTTGCGGGCGTCGATCCCGGAAAGAACGATTCCGGCAAACACGTCCAGAAGAGCGTGCGTACCTCAAAGAAAGGTTCTCCCCATTTGCGAAGGACGCTCTTTCAGATCATGGACGGGCTAATCAAGCGTTCGCCCATTGACGACCCCGTTTACGTCTTTATGGATAAAAAACGTGCTCAGGGCAAGCCTTACTACGTCTACATGACTGCCGGCGCAAACAAGTTTCTCCGTATTTATTACGGACGGGTACGGGAATACTTCGCATCACTGCCCGAAACGGGAGAAAACTAA
- a CDS encoding DUF5688 family protein, whose translation MEKNSIGMSREEFLESSRLRPCSLEAAEHEYSDLPSFTYDGLAFVPYLKLSDDTTAMIRHGSWLLDSLHIEREEWLQIAKENDQNRKPVLRTLGGIIQEILPETDTSYLNELPQKDMLYYFSYEDMYGATVILNQKAMDAAAESLKRKSLYLLPSSAHELLIAPNGADPKELQKIVAEVNRSGCVKPEDVLSDSIYQYHPITKDMKRYDGRKWIRDVHEKQFSDRKRDDKDIEL comes from the coding sequence ATGGAAAAAAATAGTATTGGCATGAGCAGGGAAGAATTTCTCGAATCTTCCAGACTGCGGCCGTGCAGCCTGGAAGCTGCAGAACATGAATATTCCGATTTGCCATCTTTTACGTATGATGGCTTAGCATTTGTTCCATATTTAAAATTATCGGACGACACAACGGCGATGATACGGCATGGTTCGTGGTTGCTGGACAGCCTGCATATCGAAAGAGAAGAATGGCTGCAAATAGCAAAGGAAAACGACCAAAACAGAAAACCGGTATTACGAACCCTTGGAGGCATTATCCAAGAAATTTTACCGGAAACGGACACAAGCTATCTGAATGAACTGCCTCAAAAGGATATGCTTTATTATTTTTCTTATGAGGATATGTATGGTGCAACCGTTATATTAAATCAAAAAGCTATGGATGCTGCCGCAGAATCACTGAAACGAAAAAGCCTATATTTGCTGCCATCTAGTGCACATGAGCTGTTGATTGCACCCAACGGGGCAGATCCAAAAGAATTACAGAAAATTGTAGCCGAAGTGAACCGATCAGGTTGTGTAAAACCAGAGGACGTATTGTCAGACAGCATCTACCAGTACCATCCAATCACAAAAGATATGAAACGGTATGATGGAAGAAAGTGGATCCGTGATGTACACGAGAAACAGTTTTCGGACAGAAAACGTGATGATAAGGACATAGAATTGTAG
- a CDS encoding ArdC-like ssDNA-binding domain-containing protein, which translates to MAQKTNSGKTRQEKIEAITAKLEKGIHDFFEGGQFQTYLKTLSKFHQYSLNNQIMIAMQRPDASYVAGFRAWEEKFARHVKKGEKGIQILAPIVRNEKDEVTGEIKNTWIAGFRPTWVFDISQTVGAPLPQICKRLDTNVLDFNEKKQILCAISPVPVTFEMFSGEAYGYYRKKENRIVVKSELPEAQTLKTLVHEIAHAHMHKDTEKPRDVKEVEAEAVAYTVCSYYGLDTSDYSFGYVAAWSCGKELEELRGSMQDIHTGASDLIHAIEKEMVRVKSMEKEKLPVVGQPAAGRIKYIIQPITGEKPTQLQTREQIKESVKGPNLAIAPGGEHTGHVAPKWKNVKQKEKQWEEEIEV; encoded by the coding sequence ATGGCTCAGAAGACAAATTCCGGGAAAACCCGGCAGGAAAAAATTGAAGCAATTACAGCCAAGTTGGAAAAAGGGATTCATGATTTTTTTGAAGGCGGACAGTTTCAGACATATTTGAAAACATTGTCAAAATTCCATCAGTACAGTCTGAATAACCAAATTATGATTGCAATGCAGCGTCCTGACGCCAGCTATGTAGCAGGATTTCGGGCATGGGAAGAAAAATTTGCTCGCCATGTAAAAAAAGGTGAAAAAGGGATTCAGATTTTGGCACCAATTGTCCGGAATGAAAAGGATGAAGTAACCGGTGAAATAAAAAACACTTGGATAGCCGGCTTTCGGCCCACATGGGTATTTGATATATCGCAGACGGTGGGGGCACCACTTCCACAGATATGTAAGCGACTAGATACAAATGTCCTTGATTTCAATGAAAAAAAGCAAATTTTGTGTGCGATTTCCCCTGTACCGGTCACGTTTGAGATGTTTTCAGGCGAAGCGTATGGCTATTACCGTAAAAAAGAAAATAGAATAGTCGTTAAGTCTGAACTTCCGGAAGCCCAGACGCTTAAAACTCTTGTCCATGAAATTGCCCATGCCCATATGCACAAGGATACCGAAAAGCCTAGGGATGTAAAGGAAGTGGAAGCGGAAGCTGTGGCCTATACCGTATGCAGCTATTATGGCTTAGATACGTCAGATTATTCTTTTGGTTATGTGGCAGCCTGGAGCTGTGGGAAGGAACTGGAGGAGCTTCGGGGAAGCATGCAAGATATACATACTGGTGCGTCAGATCTTATTCATGCAATTGAAAAAGAAATGGTGCGCGTAAAAAGCATGGAAAAGGAAAAGCTTCCTGTTGTGGGGCAGCCCGCCGCCGGCCGGATAAAGTACATCATTCAGCCTATTACCGGGGAGAAGCCCACGCAGCTGCAGACCAGGGAGCAGATCAAAGAGTCTGTAAAAGGGCCCAATTTAGCAATTGCACCTGGCGGGGAGCATACGGGGCATGTGGCGCCAAAATGGAAAAATGTGAAGCAAAAAGAAAAACAATGGGAGGAGGAAATTGAGGTTTGA
- a CDS encoding pLS20_p028 family conjugation system transmembrane protein: MGGIAGNISSITVEALLPYIYLWVDNQWLLNTNSFFMSILRAVGWQISKWLTALATTCAKIYDLAFSFVDFSAFQPVQDFVNSFQPVIAAIIAVSLFAVGVMLIFQHDRKPKIAINICLAVLVISSTTYVLQLMNNVLLAGKDAIVGSNSTTPIYDTVASNVYDLIYIDEQVGLANLTGNKADYPAYDTITPKELAAIDPAEVINFNTNRMATEEANVILKYKLVYNHGKDYGLEEVYNGFGWNSADDNDWFNGFYYRYSIDWWPMYLSLISLCLVYLLMGYKVFRILFEVGVYRIIALVMSANLSNSQKALQILDAIKNSYIVLLITCVLLKFYSLGAKFINQSAIINNGFVKGIFLIFLAMAVIDGPNLIQHLFGIDAGLSSGMGRMAVGYHMASNAGSGAASLISKTIQKTGNMIKGAAGKNSPAGSERMGSDKSNLNGLNHGGTTGSPNLRGSGGNSLGSPGNGPDGTPGGLAGARQTSTGNAAAYVGAGVDAGTLGNENASGMQGASGSKKNDLSGATGYGNAESVQGTDENSSIQNQETGSDLSRETEENEKTFGSSGAPDESELEGNSNPLEGLDAYGQTGLYNELPLQDEAGLQETRKGPSQFGGRLFKELFAARQESYPTQDYTGQMPEAEHGISGSSWLMEEYQREQEQKNTLQDPGTVPDKKNNRATVKMKCFWKEA, encoded by the coding sequence ATGGGCGGTATTGCGGGAAATATAAGTAGCATTACGGTAGAAGCACTGCTTCCATATATATACTTATGGGTTGATAACCAATGGCTTCTGAATACTAACAGCTTTTTTATGAGTATTTTACGGGCGGTTGGTTGGCAGATCTCAAAATGGCTTACAGCGTTGGCAACAACATGCGCAAAAATATATGATTTGGCTTTTTCGTTTGTTGATTTTTCAGCGTTCCAGCCCGTCCAGGATTTTGTTAATTCCTTTCAGCCGGTCATTGCTGCAATCATTGCGGTTTCGTTGTTTGCAGTTGGGGTGATGCTGATTTTTCAGCATGACCGTAAGCCTAAAATTGCAATTAACATATGTCTCGCGGTGCTGGTAATCAGTTCTACGACCTATGTCTTGCAGCTAATGAACAATGTATTGTTGGCTGGGAAAGATGCGATCGTGGGATCTAATTCCACAACGCCTATTTATGATACGGTAGCATCCAATGTCTATGATTTGATCTATATCGACGAGCAGGTGGGCCTCGCTAACCTGACAGGAAACAAAGCGGATTATCCGGCATATGACACAATCACGCCCAAAGAACTGGCTGCAATTGACCCCGCGGAAGTCATTAATTTTAATACAAATAGGATGGCAACCGAGGAAGCAAATGTAATTTTGAAATATAAATTGGTATACAACCATGGCAAGGACTATGGGTTGGAAGAAGTGTACAACGGATTCGGTTGGAACTCGGCAGACGACAATGATTGGTTCAATGGGTTTTATTATCGTTATAGTATAGATTGGTGGCCAATGTATCTGTCGCTTATCAGCCTATGTCTGGTATACCTGCTTATGGGGTATAAGGTATTCCGGATTCTATTTGAAGTGGGGGTGTATCGAATCATTGCGCTTGTGATGTCAGCCAATCTTTCCAATTCCCAGAAAGCCCTGCAGATACTGGATGCGATTAAAAATTCCTACATCGTCCTGTTGATTACCTGCGTGCTTTTAAAGTTTTATAGTCTGGGAGCAAAATTTATTAACCAGAGTGCCATTATTAATAATGGATTTGTCAAAGGAATCTTTCTTATATTTTTGGCTATGGCGGTCATTGATGGACCTAACCTGATCCAGCATCTGTTCGGTATCGATGCAGGTCTGTCCTCCGGAATGGGACGGATGGCTGTCGGTTATCATATGGCGAGTAATGCTGGGAGTGGCGCGGCGTCACTGATCAGCAAGACGATTCAGAAAACTGGGAACATGATCAAAGGGGCTGCCGGTAAAAACAGCCCGGCAGGATCAGAGCGGATGGGAAGCGATAAAAGCAATCTGAATGGCCTGAACCATGGTGGAACCACTGGCAGTCCAAATTTAAGAGGTTCCGGCGGTAATTCCCTAGGCTCTCCTGGGAACGGTCCGGACGGAACTCCGGGAGGGCTGGCAGGCGCAAGGCAGACAAGCACCGGGAATGCAGCTGCATATGTTGGAGCGGGTGTGGATGCAGGAACTCTGGGAAACGAAAATGCATCCGGAATGCAAGGTGCTTCCGGTTCGAAAAAAAATGACTTATCTGGAGCTACTGGTTACGGGAATGCCGAATCGGTACAAGGTACCGATGAAAACAGCAGCATACAGAATCAAGAAACCGGATCCGACCTCTCAAGGGAAACAGAAGAAAATGAAAAAACGTTTGGCAGCTCCGGTGCACCGGATGAATCGGAACTAGAAGGAAACAGTAATCCCCTGGAAGGCCTGGATGCTTATGGACAGACTGGGCTGTATAATGAGCTCCCGCTTCAGGACGAAGCAGGCCTGCAAGAGACGAGAAAAGGCCCATCCCAGTTTGGCGGCCGCTTATTTAAGGAGCTATTTGCTGCTCGTCAGGAATCCTATCCAACACAAGATTACACTGGTCAGATGCCGGAAGCTGAGCATGGAATATCCGGAAGCAGCTGGTTAATGGAAGAGTATCAGAGAGAACAGGAACAGAAGAACACGTTGCAAGACCCGGGAACAGTTCCGGATAAAAAAAATAACAGAGCAACGGTAAAGATGAAATGTTTTTGGAAGGAGGCGTAA
- a CDS encoding DUF5592 family protein: MRYLVTQEIKSPSKVGKGLYVQDFFFLIIYGGLSVVSSGLVNGSLLLPYGIFSGCMALGLTASSAKNRKRRNLQSMILYIRKSRSVYNPIQCPLKKEEGLEGVR, encoded by the coding sequence ATGAGATATCTTGTTACCCAGGAAATCAAGTCCCCCTCAAAAGTGGGGAAAGGATTGTATGTTCAGGATTTTTTCTTCCTGATTATTTATGGCGGGCTTTCTGTTGTGTCTTCCGGATTGGTCAATGGGAGCTTATTGCTCCCTTATGGAATTTTCTCCGGCTGTATGGCTTTGGGATTAACGGCATCTTCGGCAAAAAACCGAAAACGGCGGAACCTGCAGAGCATGATTTTATATATCCGGAAATCCAGATCAGTTTATAATCCAATCCAATGCCCACTGAAAAAAGAGGAGGGACTGGAAGGTGTTAGGTAA
- a CDS encoding IS3 family transposase, producing MMFIAIKTEDGAIKGKLSFYCRMLGVSRQGFYKYLANKDRPWKYQDLADAMIAIHTEDEYNDTYGRIRMYQALLLKKPEGLKIPSERTVYRVMDEIGLSHQPKRKPNGITKADREARKSDDLLKRDFKSDKPLEKCVTDITEIKAKDGKLYVSAIFDCFDSGVLGLAMETNMKATLCEHTLDNAYLAYPDLRGAIVHSDRGTQYTSETYRKALAKYGIIQSMNSAGGRCHDNARCESMWARMKSELLYDRYNTETMTIEELKVLIWRYFISYWNNRRICSANGGLPPIIKRQRYYQSLEQAA from the coding sequence ATGATGTTCATTGCCATAAAAACGGAAGACGGCGCGATTAAGGGAAAACTCTCATTCTATTGCCGGATGCTTGGTGTCAGCCGCCAGGGGTTCTACAAATATCTTGCTAATAAAGACCGGCCCTGGAAATATCAGGATCTCGCTGATGCTATGATAGCAATCCATACTGAAGATGAATACAATGATACATATGGGCGCATTCGCATGTATCAGGCACTTCTCCTTAAGAAACCGGAAGGACTCAAGATTCCCAGTGAGCGAACCGTCTACAGGGTCATGGATGAAATAGGCCTTAGTCATCAACCAAAGCGTAAGCCGAATGGTATTACCAAGGCTGATCGGGAAGCTCGTAAGTCAGATGATCTTCTGAAGCGAGATTTCAAATCCGACAAGCCACTTGAAAAATGTGTAACTGACATTACAGAAATCAAGGCTAAAGATGGGAAACTGTATGTTTCAGCTATCTTTGACTGCTTTGATTCCGGTGTCCTTGGTCTGGCAATGGAAACCAACATGAAAGCAACGTTGTGTGAGCATACCCTGGATAATGCCTATCTGGCATATCCTGATCTGCGAGGGGCTATTGTACACTCTGACAGAGGAACACAATATACCAGTGAAACTTATCGTAAGGCTCTTGCTAAATACGGTATTATTCAAAGCATGAACAGTGCTGGTGGCAGGTGCCACGATAATGCCCGATGCGAAAGCATGTGGGCCAGAATGAAAAGTGAGCTTCTCTATGACCGCTACAATACGGAGACTATGACCATAGAGGAACTGAAGGTTCTCATTTGGAGATACTTCATCAGTTACTGGAATAACAGGAGGATCTGCTCTGCCAACGGTGGGCTTCCTCCGATAATTAAGCGACAGAGATACTACCAATCTCTGGAACAGGCTGCATAG
- a CDS encoding transposase: MSRTQRKYDHEYKIQAVKLAREIGGAKAAKELGIPEGTIHTWLKAVRAGTLDIGDGAHTPESAMSLAEELAMLRKRVKDQDKEIRRLKEENEFLEEASAFFAASRRKSARTKE, translated from the coding sequence ATGTCACGTACTCAACGTAAATACGACCACGAATATAAGATCCAGGCTGTCAAACTTGCCAGAGAAATCGGCGGTGCTAAGGCAGCCAAAGAATTAGGTATTCCAGAAGGAACCATCCATACATGGCTGAAAGCAGTTAGAGCCGGTACATTGGATATTGGCGACGGTGCACATACTCCAGAAAGTGCCATGAGTCTCGCTGAGGAACTTGCTATGCTCCGCAAACGTGTTAAGGATCAGGATAAAGAAATCCGGCGTCTAAAAGAGGAAAATGAATTTCTCGAGGAAGCAAGTGCTTTTTTCGCAGCCAGCCGTCGGAAGTCAGCAAGAACCAAAGAATGA